A segment of the Burkholderiales bacterium genome:
GGCGCAACAAGGAAGGCGATGACGCGAACTGACAACGACATGTCACTCGCTGCTGCCTATCGCCGCACGAACTACATGGTCGATCACGATGGCGGTTCTTTCGCTATTCGCGTTGGGGAGGCGAGCGAGGAAGTAGACGCGCTTTTGCAGCAGCGCGCGCAAACAAGCTGGGCTTACATTACCGCCTGCAACCCACGATCTGAACGGCTTGCGCTTGAGGAAAATCAATGGCGCCAGACAGACCTCCGCAATTATTTACGGGAGATGGGCTACTGTATTTTCGCGGGGCGCGGTGTTGCGCAGGAGCCTGGCTGGCCGCCGGAAGAAAGCTTTCTCGTGATCGGCATTTCAC
Coding sequences within it:
- a CDS encoding DUF3293 domain-containing protein, which codes for MTRTDNDMSLAAAYRRTNYMVDHDGGSFAIRVGEASEEVDALLQQRAQTSWAYITACNPRSERLALEENQWRQTDLRNYLREMGYCIFAGRGVAQEPGWPPEESFLVIGISREAATMLATMLEQNAVVVGTQGAPAELVFCLSPENSETD